From Falco biarmicus isolate bFalBia1 chromosome 18, bFalBia1.pri, whole genome shotgun sequence, one genomic window encodes:
- the CDS2 gene encoding phosphatidate cytidylyltransferase 2 isoform X2, giving the protein MITFFFIIIYLGPMVLMTIVMCVQIKCFHEIITIGYNVYHSYDLPWFRTLSWYFLLCVNYFFYGETVTDYFFTLVQREEPLRILSKYHRFISFALYLTGFCMFVLSLVKKHYRLQFYMFGWTHVTLLIVVTQSHLIIHNLFEGMIWFIVPISCVICNDIMAYMFGFFFGRTPLIKLSPKKTWEGFIGGFFATVLFGLLLSYVMSGYRCFTCPVEFNNDTNSFTVDCEPSELFQLQEYNIPLVLQSVVGWKTVRMYPFQIHSIALSTFASLIGPFGGFFASGFKRAFKIKDFANTIPGHGGIMDRFDCQYLMATFVNVYIASFIRGPNPSKLIQQFLTLRPDQQLHIFNTLKAHLVDKGMLGSLEDA; this is encoded by the exons ATGATTACCTTCTTCTTCATCATCATCTACTTGGGACCCATGGTCTTAATGACAATA GTGATGTGTGTCCAGATCAAATGTTTCCACGAGATTATCACTATTGGCTATAACGTGTACCACTCGTATGACCTACCCTGGTTCAGGACGCTCAGCTG GTACTTCCTGCTCTGCGTAAACTACTTTTTCTACGGTGAGACTGTGACAGATTATTTCTTCACCCTGGTTCAGAGAGAGGAGCCCCTGCGAATTCTCAGCAAATACCACCGCTTCATTTCTTTTGCCCTATACTTGACAG GTTTCTGCATGTTTGTCTTGAGTCTGGTGAAGAAACACTATCGCCTCCAGTTCTACATG TTTGGATGGACCCACGTGACGTTGCTCATTGTTGTTACCCAGTCGCACCTCATTATTCACAACCTGTTTGAAGGAATGATATG GTTCATCGTCCCAATTTCCTGTGTGATCTGCAATGACATCATGGCGTACATGTTCGGGTTCTTCTTTGGCCGCACGCCACTCATCAAG CTCTCCCCAAAGAAGACCTGGGAGGGTTTTATTGGAGGATTTTTTGCCACCGTTTTGTTTGGATTGCTG CTGTCCTACGTGATGTCTGGGTACCGGTGCTTCACCTGTCCGGTGGAGTTCAACAATGACACCAACAGCTTCACAGTGGACTGTGAGCCGTCCGAGCTGTTCCAGCTGCAGGAATACAACATCCCCTTGGTGCtgcagtctgtggtgggctgg aagacaGTCCGGATGTACCCCTTCCAAATCCACAGCATCGCACTGTCTACTTTTGCCTCCCTCATCGGGCCGTTCGGAGGCTTCTTTGCTAGTGGATTTAAGAGAGCCTTCAAAATCAAG GACTTTGCCAACACAATCCCAGGGCATGGAGGTATCATGGACCGCTTTGACTGTCAGTACCTGATGGCTACCTTTGTTAACGTGTACATCGCGAGCTTTATCAG AGGTCCTAACCCAAGCAAACTGATCCAGCAGTTCTTAACCTTGCGGCCGGACCAACAGCTCCACATTTTCAACACACTAAAAGCACACCTTGTTGACAAGGGTATGTTAGGTAGTTTGGAGGATGCATAG
- the CDS2 gene encoding phosphatidate cytidylyltransferase 2 isoform X1 has protein sequence MAPAGAHPGTPGRNQAGVKPRPRTHPPPLIGRRRCRSALPRPLAAVVVAAAERGGRGSGAAMSELRQRLGREPGGAREAEEKESESENKLDGETASDSESKSEFGGSPAVPTSDDTPEVLNRALSNLSSRWKNWWVRGILTLAMITFFFIIIYLGPMVLMTIVMCVQIKCFHEIITIGYNVYHSYDLPWFRTLSWYFLLCVNYFFYGETVTDYFFTLVQREEPLRILSKYHRFISFALYLTGFCMFVLSLVKKHYRLQFYMFGWTHVTLLIVVTQSHLIIHNLFEGMIWFIVPISCVICNDIMAYMFGFFFGRTPLIKLSPKKTWEGFIGGFFATVLFGLLLSYVMSGYRCFTCPVEFNNDTNSFTVDCEPSELFQLQEYNIPLVLQSVVGWKTVRMYPFQIHSIALSTFASLIGPFGGFFASGFKRAFKIKDFANTIPGHGGIMDRFDCQYLMATFVNVYIASFIRGPNPSKLIQQFLTLRPDQQLHIFNTLKAHLVDKGMLGSLEDA, from the exons ATGGCGCCGGCGGGCGCACATCCGGGTACACCTGGGCGGAACCAGGCTGGGGTTAAACCCCGCCCCCGCACGCATCCTCCGCCGCTGATTGGGCGGCGGCGGTGCCGCTCTGCGCTCCCCCGCCCCCTGGCGGCAGTGGTAGtggcggcggcggagcgcggcggccgcgggagcggggccgctATGAGCGAGCTGCGGCAGCGGCTCGGCCGGGagcccggcggggcgcgggaGGCCGAGGAGAAG GAGTCGGAGTCTGAGAACAAGCTGGATGGAGAGACGGCGTCAGACAGTGAAAGCAAATCCGAATTCGGAGGATCGCCCGCAGTGCCGACATCAGATGACACCCCAGAGGTCCTGAACAGAGCTCTCTCCAACCTGTCCTCAAG ATGGAAGAACTGGTGGGTAAGAGGCATCCTCACGCTGGCAATGATTACCTTCTTCTTCATCATCATCTACTTGGGACCCATGGTCTTAATGACAATA GTGATGTGTGTCCAGATCAAATGTTTCCACGAGATTATCACTATTGGCTATAACGTGTACCACTCGTATGACCTACCCTGGTTCAGGACGCTCAGCTG GTACTTCCTGCTCTGCGTAAACTACTTTTTCTACGGTGAGACTGTGACAGATTATTTCTTCACCCTGGTTCAGAGAGAGGAGCCCCTGCGAATTCTCAGCAAATACCACCGCTTCATTTCTTTTGCCCTATACTTGACAG GTTTCTGCATGTTTGTCTTGAGTCTGGTGAAGAAACACTATCGCCTCCAGTTCTACATG TTTGGATGGACCCACGTGACGTTGCTCATTGTTGTTACCCAGTCGCACCTCATTATTCACAACCTGTTTGAAGGAATGATATG GTTCATCGTCCCAATTTCCTGTGTGATCTGCAATGACATCATGGCGTACATGTTCGGGTTCTTCTTTGGCCGCACGCCACTCATCAAG CTCTCCCCAAAGAAGACCTGGGAGGGTTTTATTGGAGGATTTTTTGCCACCGTTTTGTTTGGATTGCTG CTGTCCTACGTGATGTCTGGGTACCGGTGCTTCACCTGTCCGGTGGAGTTCAACAATGACACCAACAGCTTCACAGTGGACTGTGAGCCGTCCGAGCTGTTCCAGCTGCAGGAATACAACATCCCCTTGGTGCtgcagtctgtggtgggctgg aagacaGTCCGGATGTACCCCTTCCAAATCCACAGCATCGCACTGTCTACTTTTGCCTCCCTCATCGGGCCGTTCGGAGGCTTCTTTGCTAGTGGATTTAAGAGAGCCTTCAAAATCAAG GACTTTGCCAACACAATCCCAGGGCATGGAGGTATCATGGACCGCTTTGACTGTCAGTACCTGATGGCTACCTTTGTTAACGTGTACATCGCGAGCTTTATCAG AGGTCCTAACCCAAGCAAACTGATCCAGCAGTTCTTAACCTTGCGGCCGGACCAACAGCTCCACATTTTCAACACACTAAAAGCACACCTTGTTGACAAGGGTATGTTAGGTAGTTTGGAGGATGCATAG
- the PCNA gene encoding proliferating cell nuclear antigen: MFEARLVQGSVLKRVLEALKDLITEACWDLGSGGISLQSMDSSHVSLVQLTLRSEGFDTYRCDRNIAMGVNLSSMSKILKCAGNEDIITLRAEDNADTLALVFEAPNQEKVSDYEMKLMDLDVEQLGIPEQEYSCVVKMPSAEFARICRDLSHIGDAVVISCAKDGVKFSASGELGNGNIKLSQTSNVDKEEEAVAIEMNEPVQLTFALRYLNFFTKATPLSPTVTLSMSADVPLVVEYKIADMGHLKYYLAPKIEDQQEGS; this comes from the exons ATGTTCGAGGCGCGGCTGGTGCAGGGCTCGGTGCTGAAGCGGGTGCTGGAGGCCCTCAAGGACCTCATCACCGAGGCCTGCTGGGACCTGGGCTCGGGCGGCATCAGCCTGCAGAGCATGGACTCCTCGCACGTCTCCCTAGTGCAGCTCACGCTGCGCTCCGAGGGCTTCGACACTTACCGCTGCGACCGCAACATCGCCATGGGCGTCAACCTCTCCAG catgtccaaaatactgaaatgtgcTGGAAACGAGGACATCATAACGCTCCGGGCGGAGGACAATGCAGACACGTTGGCTCTAGTGTTTGAAGCACCAA ATCAGGAAAAGGTTTCTGATTATGAGATGAAGCTAATGGATCTCGACGTGGAGCAGCTTGGAATTCCA GAACAAGAGTATAGTTGCGTAGTGAAAATGCCGTCTGCTGAATTCGCACGCATCTGTAGAGATCTCAGCCACATTGGCGATGCGGTTGTCATCTCCTGTGCGAAAGATGGTGTGAAATTTTCAGCCAGTGGAGAGCTGGGCAATGGAAACATCAAGCTGTCACAGACCAGTAACGTGGATAAAGAGGAAGAAGCT GTTGCAATAGAGATGAACGAGCCAGTCCAGTTGACCTTTGCTCTGAGGTACTTGAACTTTTTTACCAAAGCCACTCCCCTGTCCCCGACAGTCACACTCAGCATGTCCGCAGATGTTCCTCTTG tTGTGGAGTACAAGATTGCTGATATGGGACACTTAAAATACTACCTGGCTCCAAAGATCGAAGACCAACAAGAAGGCTCTTAA